The genomic region GGATGGATAGAAGAAGTATTAATTGAAAGCAATAATAGTGGGGCTTGTTCTAAACCAGATATTGCTGTTGATGGAAACGGGCATGCACATATAACTTATACTGATACAAAAGGAGAACTATATGGATTATGGGACTACGAAGATATAATGTATGCAAATAACTCTACTGGTAACTTTGTAAAACAAGTTATTACAAAAGGATATAGGGATAATTCAACTTCCCCTTGGTTTATATTTAGATATTTAAAAGGATCAACTATTACTATAAATTCCGATGGGAATTATATAATCACATTACATCGATATTTTCAATATAGGGATTCTGGAATGCCAGCAGTAACAACACATCATTATGGAGTAGAGGCAAAAACTTTTGGAGCTAGTGGAGTAACCACGAACACATCTAGTACTAATACAGATACTGCTGATATCTATAACTCTATTACGAAAAATGGGAAGACCATAGTGCTCTATAAGGAAAGAACTTTTAAAACATCTGAATTAGTAATCAGCGGTGGCACAATTGACTTTACTAATACTAATAACATCTCAGTTTCAACAGTTAAATCCGTTTCTACCGATGGTACCAATATAGTAGTAGTTGGAACAAACTCTGGCAAACTTCAAGCTCAATACAATGATACCGTTCAAGATTTTTATGAAATCGAAGTAGGAAGTAATGCAGTGTATATCGTCAATATAGATGGAAAATTCTATGCTGTTTACACTGACGCATCTGATCAAATGATTAAAATGACTGAAGTTACAGAATATAACTAGAAGTCCATGAAGAACAGTGTATTTAAAAGCTTACCTTAAATTTAGTTAGTATTCTCATAAAGCATATCCTAGAAGGAGGAGCCCTTATGAAATCCAAAATATCCCTAATATTAGCTTTTATAATGATTTTTAGCCTCACTGCCTGCGGAGGGCCGTCGGAATCCAACTCCGAGAAATTTGACATAAACATTGTGGTGAGAGAGATAGAACCAACGGTGCTACAGACTGGCAATGAAGCCACTGCTATTGCCCTAAAGCAATATGTGTATGCCCGGTTGCTGACGGAACAGCTGGCTACGGAAGATTTTAGCCAGATTTCTGAAGCAGAACGAAAAAAAAGGATTGATGCTCTGGTATCTGCGTGGGAGACAGCAACAAAATTCACGACCAGCGCGGAAAAGCTGACCAACCAGGCGATCCTAGAGCTTGGAAACACTGCTTCTCTTCCTATGTCAACAAAGAGCCCCTTTTCTTTCCTGTCCGTTGCCTATGCAGCAGAAAAATCTAAGGAATTCGACCAGGTAGCCTGGGCAGAAAAACTGACGAAGCAGTACGATGCCCTCAAGGGAGCCAAACGTTACAACCAGCTTGCCAAACAGCTTGGAGTGGATGCTAAGACTGCCTATGAACAGATGACCGTGGCTCAGAAGATCATCCACGAAGGAGCTATGGCGGATGCAGATTGGAACAACAAGGTGGTCAATATCCTACAGGCCACCAAGACCACTTCAAAAGTAGCGGTTTTTGGCCTATCCCTAGTAGCCACAGGGGGCGCTAGCGTTTCCGTCCTGGAGGGTGCCGGATTCATTGCCAGCGGCATTGAATGTGCCATTGAAGTGGCAGATACCAGCAGCACTATTATCCTGGGGGAGAAGAATAAAGTATCCGTTGGCTTCAATGAACTAAAGAAAAAAACAGCTCCTGTTACTTCAGTGATTGGGCTTTTGAATTTTGATTTGACCAACCTGCAGGAGAAGACCAAGGGAACCGGGGATGCCCTGGTGTATATCAGTGATTCCTTGATGGATCTGTACTTTGAAAACAAGGTACTGGGAATGGAAATATCTACTTCAAAAGATGGAAAAGTAACCATTAACGGTCAGGTAATAGACGTCACGGACCTTAGTGAGGAGGCTATAAAATCTACCTTAGAAACCGCCGGATACCCGCTCCCTGAAGGGTCTATGAAAATCCTTGATCTAATCCAAGACACCTGGAATCCGGATATTGAAGTCATGAGAGCTCGAATGGAGGTCCTGACTGCAACCATTTTTGAAGAGGTTTCCGAAGAGCCTCCGGTGATGGTAGCAGAAGATATTTTCGGAACCTACAGCTGTGTAATGAAAGTAGCGGATGAGGAACCCCAAACCGAAATCATTACATTAAGAGATAACGGAGACGGAACGGTAACCTGGATATCGGATGATGAAGAAGAAACGATCCTCTCTTACAACGCAAACACCAATGAATTGTATTATGAAAGTGAAGGACTGACCATTGAAATACAACTTTCTGTCAAGCTGGGTAGCGTGACCGGTACCGGCCGGATGTATGGAGAGTTCTGGGATTCGCCTATAGATGTCGTTATTGATATGGTAAAGCTATAATAAAGCAATAAATAACCTCGTACAATTCAACATTGGATATTGGATTGTACGAGGTTTTTGTTAGGGTTTAGAAAAATGAGGAGATTATGTTCTTAGTATGGTCTTCATTTTTCTATTATTAAGTTACATTGCAATTCAGTAATAAGATGTAGTACTATGTTGAGGAGCAATCTAAGCGATGATTAGGGTTCTATATTGAGCAGCTAGAACAGGGTCTCAACTATACCTATAAATATATCATATCTCTACTTAAGTGATTACAATAAATAGTAGGTTTTGTTTAAAACCATGACTCTACGAAGGATATACTATTACATTTAAATCATATTAGAGCCTTCTTTCTTAATAACTTAACTCTTATTTGCATATAAAAAATTCTTCTCCACTCATGGACAAAGGTCTAAATTATTATAAAAAGTAAAAGTGCAATAAATATACGCTTAATAGGTATTTATTCCACTTTAATAATTATTGTTATTTAGCTGCATTAGCAGCAACCTGTACTGCATCCCAAACAGTTGCAAAAGGTGGGGCATAACAAAGGTCTAAATATCCTATATCTTCCGTTGTCATTTCCTGATCTATAGCCACTGCAAATATATCTAGTCTTTTTGCGACTCCATCTTCCCCAGCCATTTGTGCCCCTAATAAAACCAGTGTATCTTTGTTATACACAAGCTTTATCGTAATTCTTTTTCTGCCTGGATAACTTCCCGCGTGGCTTGATGTCTTAACTAAGACTGTGTCATAATTAATTCCTAAATCTTTAGCCTCTCTTTCCGTTAATCCAGTTAAGCCTACGGATAAATCCACTACCTTTAATACTGAAGTACCCAATGCCCCCTTAAACTCTACTTTTTCTCCACCTATATGTCCTCCTGCTATCCTACCCTGCTTATTGGCATTAGTCCCTAGGGGTAAATAAACATTTTTCTTCTTTATTTTATGATAAATTGACGCACAATCTCCGCCTGCATAAACGTATGGTATAGTGGTTCTTGAAAATCCATCCACTACTAATGCCCCATTTTTTAAAAACTCAGCACCACTATCCTTTAATAATTCTGTAGCTGGTTTGATACCTAAAGCTAATATTACTAAATCTGCTGAATACTCTCCCTTTTCAGTTTTAATGCCAGTGGCTTTTTCTTCCCCTAATATTTCAGTCAATGATTCATCTGTATGTACTTCTACACCATGTTTCTCGAGCTCTTCACGAATTATCTCTCCAAACTCCTCATCCATAACATTCATCAATTCTTTTGGTCGTTGAAAAATCCTTACCTTCTTATTTAGATGAAGCATAGTTTCTACTAACTCCAGTCCTATATATCCACCACCTACAATTACTACGTCTCTAATATTATCCTTTGAGACCATATATTTTATAGAATCAGCATCTGGTATATTTTTTAAAGTTAAAACATTTTCTAATTTTACACCAGGTATTGGTGGTACAAAGGAATGGGAACCTGTTGCAAACATTAAATAATCATATGGCCGGGTAAACGTAGCTCCGGTGTTATGGTTTAAAACATCGACAGTTTTTTGATTCACATCAATTGAAGTAACCTCATGGTTTAAATACACAGAAATATCACTTTTCTCGAATTCTTCTGGAGTTCTGGAAAATAGTTTTTCTTTAGATGTCGTTACTCCTGCAATATAATAGGGTAAGCTACAAGCTGAATAAGATACATACTCTCCCATTTCAAATACAATTATATCTAAATTTAGATCAAGTCTCCTTGCCTTTGATGCAGCACTCATACCCGCCGCATCACCTCCAACAACAATTAATGTTTTTTTCATTTACTTACACCTCACAGTGATATTTATAATAATTATATCATACCCTTATTCATCATTTTTCCTCATACTACTACTATATTATTTAAAAAATTTACGATTTATCCAAAATCATGGTATAATATACCTATTAACCTTGATCATTTAAACATGGATAATGTTACTATATGTTTTTATTTTACATTATTATTCCAAAATTATGAGGGGTGTATTTAATGAGTGATTTAAGTAAGAAAATATTATTATGTGATGATTCCTTATTAGTTCGGGTGCAATTGAAAGAATTTCTGTTAAACTATAATTCTTCATTTGAAATTATTGAGGCCTCAGATGGTGAACAAGCAGTTGAAAAGTATATTGACAATAATCCTGATTTAGTTTTTTTAGACATTGTAATGCCCCAGGTAGATGGTTTAGAATGCTTAAAAAGAATAAAAGATTATGATCAGGACGCGAAAGTTGTTATTATTTCATCCATAGGTAACCAAGTTATGCTAAGAGAAGCCCTAAAGGCGGGGGCTATGAACTTCATACAGAAACCATGGAATGAAGAAGGTGTTAAAAAAGTACTAGAAACACTATAAATTGTAACCAGGGGTGAGAAAATGTTGCATCAATATTTTGGAAACTTTTTGTTAAATAAAGGATTTATAGATGCGGAGACCTTAAACAAGGTTCTTGATAAAAACCGTTCGACTAGGGTAAAACTCGGTATATTAGCAATGGATAATGGTTTTATGAATGCAGAGCAAGTTAACAAAATACACAATATTCAAAAACAGACAGATAAGAGATTCGGGGAAATTGCTGTAGAGTTAGGTTATTTATCTGAAGCTGATGTAGAAGATTTATTGAAGCAACAAAAAATCGGTACTGTTCAATTAAGTCAAAGTCTATTAGATTTAGAAATTTTCACCATAGAAAAGCTAGAAGAGATACTTAATTTATATAATGAGGATGTAGTTAAAGATAATTCTCTTACCCATTTAGATAAGGGCCCCACTTATGAATTAGTTAGCCCATTGATTAAATCTCAATACGATTTATCAGGAATTATTTCATTAGATATTGTATGTGACTTTGTAACCCTATTTTATAGAAAATTAGTTCGTTTTGTTGATAGTGAAAGCTTTTTAAACACGGAACCAAACGTCACAATTCCTGAAAATATCATTCTTGCTAAACAAGGTATTACTGGGGATTATACCTTTAATACATATTTAGGTATGGATGAAAATACATATATCAAATTTGCATCGGCATACTCTAAAATTAATATTACCCAAAGAGATGAATTAGCAGACGCAGCGGTTTCAGAGTATCTTAACCTTACTAATGGACTATTCACACTAAATATGGCTGATGAAAACTATATTATTAACCTAACCCCACCAACTACCTTAACAGATTTCAGTAAGGTTAATATTAATAAGAATATATTAGTTCCATTTATGACTAAGTTTGGACAAGTGTTTTTAATCGTACAGGGCTTAATCTAACTACCAGTGTCTCAAAACTAAATAACTTTCACATAAAAACAATAAAAAAACAAAAAAGCTCCAAACTCCACCCAAGATTATTCTGGATGGAGTTTTATTGTCTTAATTCCCTTAAGATTCACAATGATTACATTTATTCAGCAAACCAAATTCTAATTTCTCTCTCTGCACTTTCTATACTATCGGAGGCATGGATAATATTTTTAGTAACACTGTGTGAAAAATCTCCTCGGATAGTACCCGGAGCAGCCAACCTTGGCTCTTTATTTCCAACCATAAGACGAATAATCTCCACTACATTTTCCCCTTCTAAGACCATCGGCATTACTGGACCTTCCAATATGTAGTCTACTAATTTAGAAAAAAACGGCTTATCCTTATGCTCTTCATAATGTTTTTCTACAGTAACTATGTCAGCAGTTACAATTTTACCCTGTACAATCTTAAATCCTTTTTTCTCAAATCGACTAATAATTTCACCTATTAATCTTCTCTCAACTCCATCGGGTTTAATCATTACAAAAGATCTTTCCATTGCTTTTCCCTCCTCTTTTATCTATAATTTAATATAATTAAAAAATAAAATACTTTGTTTTTCTCCTTAAGCTCCAACTAGAATTGTATCTAATATATCCAGCAGCTCTTCAGAGGTAATTTTAGATAGCATTGTTTCTCCTGGCTGTATTACAGCATTTATCATTTCTTTTTTCTTTTCTTGCAAGTCAAAAATTTTCTCTTCTATAGTTCCCTTAGTAATTAGCTTAATTACCTGTACTCTGTTCTTTTGTCCTATCCTATAGGCCCTATCTGTTGCCTGATCCTCTACTGCTGGATTCCACCATGGATCGAAATGAATAACAGTATCTGCTCCAGTTAAGTTTAAGCCAGTGCCCCCAGCCCTTAAGGAAATTAAAAATATCTTGCCCTTGCCTTCATTAAATCTATTAACCATTTCTCCCCTATCAATCATTGGAGTGCTTCCATCTAAATAGAAATAGTCAATATTTAATTCATCTAGTCTCTCTTTAATTAAAGCTAAATTACTAGTAAACTGTGAAAAAAGTAAAATTCTATTATCAGTCTCCATATAGGATTCTAAAAGTTCATTTAGTAGCTCCATTTTTCCACTGCCCCCTTTGTAATTGTCAAGAAAGAGCGCTGGATGGCAGCAAATCTGACGAAGCCTAGTTAAGCCCGCAAGGATTTTAATCTGACTTCTCTCAAATCCGTTTCTTTTAATCTCGTCCTCTATTTCTCCCTTTATTTCTTTTAAATATGCTAAATATACTTGTTTTTGTTCCCTAGTTAAATCTGTGA from Serpentinicella alkaliphila harbors:
- a CDS encoding CoA-disulfide reductase — protein: MKKTLIVVGGDAAGMSAASKARRLDLNLDIIVFEMGEYVSYSACSLPYYIAGVTTSKEKLFSRTPEEFEKSDISVYLNHEVTSIDVNQKTVDVLNHNTGATFTRPYDYLMFATGSHSFVPPIPGVKLENVLTLKNIPDADSIKYMVSKDNIRDVVIVGGGYIGLELVETMLHLNKKVRIFQRPKELMNVMDEEFGEIIREELEKHGVEVHTDESLTEILGEEKATGIKTEKGEYSADLVILALGIKPATELLKDSGAEFLKNGALVVDGFSRTTIPYVYAGGDCASIYHKIKKKNVYLPLGTNANKQGRIAGGHIGGEKVEFKGALGTSVLKVVDLSVGLTGLTEREAKDLGINYDTVLVKTSSHAGSYPGRKRITIKLVYNKDTLVLLGAQMAGEDGVAKRLDIFAVAIDQEMTTEDIGYLDLCYAPPFATVWDAVQVAANAAK
- a CDS encoding response regulator translates to MSDLSKKILLCDDSLLVRVQLKEFLLNYNSSFEIIEASDGEQAVEKYIDNNPDLVFLDIVMPQVDGLECLKRIKDYDQDAKVVIISSIGNQVMLREALKAGAMNFIQKPWNEEGVKKVLETL
- the ndk gene encoding nucleoside-diphosphate kinase, whose product is MERSFVMIKPDGVERRLIGEIISRFEKKGFKIVQGKIVTADIVTVEKHYEEHKDKPFFSKLVDYILEGPVMPMVLEGENVVEIIRLMVGNKEPRLAAPGTIRGDFSHSVTKNIIHASDSIESAEREIRIWFAE